The Osmerus eperlanus chromosome 20, fOsmEpe2.1, whole genome shotgun sequence DNA segment CAGTCGATTTTATCGGTGGGTTTGACTCCTATGGTTATCAGCCCCCACAAAAAACCTCCCATCTTCAACTGCAGCCTCTGTACACGTAGGTAACTTGAATATTCATTCGTATGATCATGAAAACAAGAAACTCCAAATTGTCTGCCTATTCAACTTAGTTACCAAGCTGTAATCCTCAGGATTATGACTGATTTATTGTGCTGACCGACTGTTTCACTCTCCCCGTCCCAGTGCCGGGTAGGTGTATGTGGCGCCCCCATGAGGCCAGACGCTGAAGGTACCACAGCGGATGGAGTcagttgccatggaaacactCACTGTCTGTGTCACAATTCAACGGAGCAATGGACTCACCTTCCAGAaagaaagctgtgtgtgtgtgtatcagagagaGTTTGTGAGATTGATGTCCCTATATAGAATGTATAGAGCTCAGGGGGGGAACTAGCTCCTCCaggggagtgagtgaggggggggtgggcgaagggggtgagggtggtcaGTGACAATGAGACACTTGTAAGGACATTTAGGAGGACACCCTTCACTAAAACAGCCAGCTCTTCACACTTCACACTATCACTATCGTCTGTGTGGGTTGGGTGGTGGCAGAGTAgattgaggggggagggagggggggggggtgttgagctCTACAGGACTAGTTGATGCTTGGTGGATTAAGCCCTGGACTCTTCTGTGAGGTGCCTCTGTGTTTTTGGGTCACATGGGCCACGGCTCTTCATGTTGTCGTTTTAGAATGTTATGATGTCATAATAGAGCAGTCGTACCAACGCCAAATTCCTAACCTGTCCCTTTCCCTAATCAAATCCTCACCAGTTTTTAAACCAACACCAGAAATTCAACTCAGTACAATACAGACGCTTCCTTGTACCCGTGCTGTAATCTATAGGCATATGGGTGGTCTAAGCAATAGAGAGGATGTCCTCTACCAGGAATTAGATTCCTCTTGTCCAGTTTCAATTCAGGGTGGGGGGAACTCCCCATCAAGGAATGCTAGCTAATAAAGACTATTAGGACACACATTAGTGGATGTGCTGGTCTTACGTCGCAGCAACATTCAGCTAGGTCTTGGAACAGTTGGCCcaggcatgtacagtaagtggtGGATTTGATTAGATCTACTTGGAATTTGGATGGGTTTGGAATCAGGCTTTAGTGTCAACATGGGGAAAGCAGTGGGGGTTCTTGTGCATGTAAATAACCAGCTGATGATTGTTTGTTGATTTGTGTTGAGCGAGACGGAAAGGGGAGGGCACACGTCTTGTGCTGTCACCTTGAATAAGCTCCAGAAATGTGCTCCTCTTtgcctgcttctctcctccttgtagcctttctttcctttctccgATGGAATGGCTGTTCTGTGCTGAATATGTTGGTGCGATGGATGAATGAGTCATTCCACCAACATATGGTGAGAAAGGTACCATTTGTTGCTAGGGGGGAGGAAGCGAGTATACAGAAGGTTGttaggaggagagaaaaggtgtTTCTGAGTTGTTTGAttgaaagaggaagacaggtGTGAGGTTAATCTCTCATTTGTTTGTAGTCAGAAAGTTTGgagaaataaaaacaaaaaaaaaaaaaaaagtcctcaGTTGTCATCTGTCAATGTCTGACCACTGTAATAAAATTACTACTGAGAGATGGCTGCGGGTCGATACCGCCTTCACTAAAATAGGCTTACATGTTGGTCACAACAAAATATAACTGTCATATGTTTACGAATAAGACTACTGTCTGAACACCGTTAACTCACAAAATATCCAAATGAGCAAAAACAAAGTCTAGTTTAATTGCTCTGGTAATAGTTGACTGTTCCATACTTTCACACCGGTCATTTACATTCCAGCGGCCTAACGGAGCATCCATCCACACACCAGGTGACTGTGGTGCAGCACGTTACCATGGCTGCTGGGCTTCACTCTTTACCCTACCCCGAACATTCTGCACCTACCGCACATCATTTATCATAGGAAAACCGTCAGGCCTGGCTATTAAATATAATAACGGCCTTCACTGGAATCGTGCCATATCTCTGGGTGTGCTTTGCCCATTGACAAATCTGTTATATCTATAACCGATCTTTATAATTGTGTATGTTTATTTCGACCCATATAGACACAACAAAGGGACCAAAGCGACCCTCCCCTCTCGGTTGGCGCAATGAACCGCACGATCTACTCATTTGTTCCCATCATGCAGCGCTCTCGCCTGCTCCCATCGAGCCGCCATGTTGTCGGAGTGAAAGCCTGGAAGTCGGAGAGAAACTGGGGCTGAAATCCGCGACCATCCACCCTCTCCGCCTGTAAGTATCACTAACCCACGGATACGGTTGTTCTTTGCACCTATTCACGTACACATCGCTTGGTATATTGTTGTGGTCGAGGTTAGAATGAAGTATCTATGGAGTATTTTAAGTATGTGCAGCCGCCTTCTCTCTCAGCTGCCTCTTCCTCCGTTGTGTCGGTCTTCCGTCCCAGACAACCTGGGCCTTTGTTAGAGTCCGCGTCATGGGGACCTGTAGAGCCGCAAGCACGGCAGATATGGTTCGAGTCTCCAATGCTCCACAATGGGTTGTCGTTGTCGGATCTTCCCTGCAGTGTAATGTCTGGGCAGTGTCTGCTCTGGGTCTGACTAGGCAGAGCTTGTTTTAGGGAGGCCGTTATTGTTAGCAGTAATGTTAGACATGGGTAATGAAACCGTATCAATTATATGGCAAGAATCAATATATCTGATTGTCAACACTACTTTGAATAAATGTCTTCGATATACAAATTTTATACAGCTTCATACGGATTTTCACGTGTTAATTGATTCGGTCCTCCTTTGTTTAGTGGGATGTTTTGATGTGCGCCGCCTGTCAATGTAACCTGCTAGGTGGCTAATGACAACTGTTCCTCCGTTTGTATTGTCACACCCTAAAAGCAAGTTTCTGGTAGATTGATCCCAGGAATTGAACAATGATTAACCTACATATGGACAAAAAAGCCTATTTCCGGGTGGTGAACATGTAACCGCCGGGGTGCGCTTTGCTGAGGGAACTGCCGCTGATGTTTTGGATTTCCGGGTGTTTCTCGTTAATGGTACCTAGCCATCTGTAATTCAAGGAAAGACAAGAATTGCCGTTGTTCTAGGATGTGGTGTGTAGCAAGTATACCACAATAGCTATTTCGTGGTGGTACGCCTGTCTGTGTCGCTTTTTCCTGTCTTGTTTTTTATTGATGCATCTCCATGGTGGTTAGCTATCTATCTAAGTTAGCTGAACAGCTAGCAACATCGACTGTTGCCCCTTTGAAGGGGGCGTGCGCGCTCCTGGTGTTTTCCAGCGTTTTGAGTTTTCCGCATGAATCGTAAACAGCGTGTGATTTTTACTACATTGATGTCTCTTATTTATGTACAAAATGTGCATGTTATCTTGTGCCAGGTCCATTCCACCAAAGGCCCACAAGAGTGCACAGCCCAGCCTTAATGTAACTTttagtcgccccccccccccacacacacacacaatatttctTTATGTACAACGAACTGTAATAATTAATGCTGCATTACCCCAGTTCTGGTCTATGCACTGTTGCTGAAGCTTGCTGTGTTGATGATCTGTGATATGTACAATGTCATGTTGCATATTAGGAATGAAAGTGCCAGTTGCTTTTAATTTAAGGGCAGAAGTTAGGTGGATACCAAGTATTTGACTCTGGAGATCCCCTCTCAATGGGGTCCTAAGGTTTCTAAGTGAAAATGAAATCTAGTCGAATCGCTTGGCTCAAGCTTTAAGGGAATATAGTACAGCACATTAACCGAAATATGTTCCAAGCAATTGAGTTGTGTGGGATGATTCACGATTCTCCAGTGCGCAGTTTTAAATTAAAGTGATAATTCACTCTCAATTTAGGTTTGTCAGATATTTTCATTCCCCATATGCAAATAGTCATCTCAGGACCATGTGAGTGCCGCATCTAAAATGGGAGAGTAATTACATCAAATTAGGTGGTGACATTATAGTATCCTGTTAAATGTTAAGCCACTATGCTTTTGCAACACACACTATGTACTTTGCCTTTGTCTTTGCCTTTGTCTTCCTTCATTAAGATCAAGACAGAGTATGATACTAGAGAATTGAtcactttttgtgtgtgtgtgtaaagtgtgtgtttattcacTCCTAGGCTGTGGTGgaatgagcagtgtgtgtgtgttgaagaggAAAGCAGTGCTCTGGCAGGATTCGTTCAGCCCCCACCTCAGAACTACATCGCCCAGCATGCCCGTGGTGCTGAGCAGCGGAGGACACGCCCCCCAGGTCGGGCAGACcccccaggccccgccccctagCCAGCAGGTAACACACCAGCCTATGGAGACGCTCATTCTTTCAGGTGTTGACTGATGCGGAGTAAAGCACTgaagcctgcgtgtgtgtggtgcgtctcAGGGTGTGGCGGGTGCGGGGCGTTCCCAGGACGATGCCATGGTGGATTACTTCTTCCAGAGGCAGCACGGAGAGCAGCCAGGGAAGCACCGCTGGCCCACTGGTGACAACATCCACGATAGCCAGGTGGGTGACGTGATGGtgggtgtcagatggctgagcggttaaggaatcgggctaccaatcagaaggttgctggttcgattcccggctgtgctttattacgttgtgtccctgggcaaggcacttcaccttacttgcctcgggggaatgtccttgacttactgtaagtcgctctggataagagcgtctgctaaatgtaatgtaatgatggCATGCAGATACGACACACTTGGCATTTTGTCTCTGGGGCCTTGGATGGGTGTTTTTGTGCTACACTGTCTTCTAAATGcaatatgaggtgtgtgtgtgttgctgactgGTGAGCGTCCCTCGCAGGTGCGCTCCATGGACGAGCTGAACCATGACTTCCAGGCTCTCGCGTTAGAGGGGCGTGCCATGGGAGAGGTGAGTAACACCACGGGTTcgctttttgtttagtttttttgaaAGCTTGcaagttttttttccccctacAAGATGGAAACATAATCTGACACCTtgtggtctccctccctctttttctctctctctctccccttccatctcatgctctctctgttgctctgtctctctctctcatgtcctctctctctctcatgttctctctctctctctctccccccccccccccccccatgtctctcTATAGCAGCTCCTGACGGGTAAGAAGTTCTGGGAGACTGATGACTCTGGGAAGGATGGACCAAAAGGCATATTCCTGGACCAGTGGAGGGACAGCGCATGGGGAGCCTCAGGTGGGTTTGGGCTGTAGCAGATCAACCCAAGATATCATGTGACGAACAACGTTGGCTGAACAACTTGGAGACTGTATATTCATATAGACTTCCTTCTACTTGACCAGATCATTCGGTGTCTCAGCCAATCATGGTCTCTCGTCGGCCAGGGCAAGGCTTCCATGGCGGTGGGGAGGTAGGGGTTGGCTCTGTGATGTCGCCCAGGTCAGAGAGCGGAGGTTTGGGGGTCAGCATGGTTGAatatgtcctctcctcctcacccgctGAAAAACTGGACTCCTGCCTTCGCAAAGGACCTTATGTGAGTTCATCATTCCTCTCCCCctaaaagggggttctttacTGAGATAAGGAGAGTTCTTAGGATTTAGACAAACAAATATTTAATCGATAGTTTTTACCCTTTACCTTCACATTTGTCAGTCACTCTTTGGCTGCCTCAGCCCTCACACTCAGTCCCTCTCACGCAGggtcagagggatggagaggtggaagaggagaagagggagaagccGAAAGCTGTGTTCGAAGGAGACAAACTGAAGGAGCTcggggagggggatggtgacGTCATCAGTGATGTCATCAACCCCAACGGGCTGCCCGCGCAGAACGGTCTGGATGTGGATGTCAAAGACTTTGGGTAGGCGAACACACaactcacacatgcactccTGCTGACAGGAAAAAAATTATCTCTAAATTtagcttccttctctccctccttctcctccctccctccctccctccctccctccctccctccatctgcagTCGTAACCAAGGCAACATGCCAGCCCCTGGGCCGGAGGGGGATCTGCTGGGGGGCCCGGGGGCTTTAGGTGGGGATGGAATGGCTCAaatggggggaggcgggggtcaGAAACCCCCCGACGACTTCTCTGGTGTGGAGCAGGGGGGCGTGTCCATGGACCAAATGGAGTCGGTGATGGAGCCTCTGCAGTTTGACTACAACTCCCAGATGCCCATGGACTCCGCCCCCACTGTCGGCCTGTTTGACTACACCAACCAGCAGCAGGTGTGTCCTGGACAACTGGTGATTACTTTGGAGAATTCTACTAATACGATAAGtatcacaaaaacaaacaagtgtgtgtgggggggccagAGGCGTGTTCCTTTGCACATTTCTAACATATCTGTGTAATATATaaacggggtgtgtgtgtgtgtgtgtgcgtgtgtgcacagctgttccagagaCCCAACGCCCTGGCAGTCCAGCAGCTGACAgcagcccagcagcagcagtatgCTCTGGCTGCCGCCCAGCAGTCTCacattggtgagtgtgtgtgtgtgtgtgtgatagttagAACTTGAGTTTGAAAGTATCACACAGTATTAACTGAATTAGCCTTGTCCTTCTGCACCCTTCCATGATTGGTCAGGTCTGGCCCCAGCGTTTGTCCCCAACCCTTACATCATCAGCGCCGCGCCGCCGGGGACTGACCCGTATGCTGCAGGCCTCGCTGCCGCGGCAACGctaggtgagacacacacgcacacaaaacaaTATGGAGCCACCGAGACAACTTCTGAAGCTCCCTGCCTCTTCTGACTGTGATGTGACTTcctcatggacacacacacacaccacacacatacacacacacacacacacacacacacacacacacacacacacacacacacacacacacacacactgactagtATTCTCTGCAGGCCCGGCGGTGATGCCCCCCCAGTACTATGGCGTGACCCCCTGGGGTGTGTACCCTGCTAACCTGTTCCAACAGCAGGCTGCTGCAGCCAACAACTCGGCCAATCAGCAGGCAGCGGGGCAGGCCCAGCAGAACCAACAGCAGGTCAGTGTTCTGTGGTAGTCCCGCCCCCTTGCTGTTGGCTGGTTTTCAGTTTTGCTCCCATTTTGGTTGCTAATGGCGGTTTGTGTCCCAGGTGATGCGTGGGGGAGGCAACCAGAGACCTTTGACCCCAAGTCAGGGGCAGCAGGGGCAGCAGAACGATCAGCTGGTCGCCGCGGCAGCGGTCAATTCTGCCCTTGCCTTTGGACAGGGGCTGGCTGCTGGGGTTCCCGGTAAGTTTCAGGATCAAacatgcagatgtgtgtgtacacacacacacacattgtgcttAAACCCTTTACCGTCTCCTGTTGTGTGCAGGCTACCCAGTTCTTGCGCCGGCGGCCTACTATGACCAGACGGGGGCGCTGGTGGTCAACACTGGGGCTCGTAGCGGCCCTGTCCGCCTGATGACCCCCGCCTCTGTCATCATATCGCCCTCTGCAGCACAGGCAGGTAATGTATACGCCCTGTCACGCCCCTGTGCACATGCTTACTAACACCTTTACTCACACGAGCCATCGTCTCGTTGGCCTGTGTTGTTTTAAACGTTTTCCCGTTTCCCCTTTCGCTGTCTTCCCTGTCCCTCTAGTTGCAGCTGCGGCGGCCTCAGCCAATGGGCCCAACGGCGGTCTTGGGGGCGGGGCCAACGGTCCCTTCCGTGGCATGACTTCCCAGCAGCCTCAGCAACAAGGGGGCGGGGCTCTCGGAGGAAGCTCCTTTTATGGTTCTTCctctctcagctcctcctcccagagctcctccctcttctctcaggGCTCCGCCCAGCCCGGCCCTGGCTCCGCCTCCTTAGGGTTTGGCCAGGcaggctcctcctctctgggacCGTCACTGGGAGCTACGCTGGGGGGGTTTGgcactgcaggtgtgtgtaagtTTGTGTGAAAGCGTCGCGTAGTTACTTACTGGCTTTTCGGTGGGTGAGTCTAATTGTAGTTGTAAGAGATGGACAGGGCAGTTCATTATCCATGTGCTTCCATGATTCTAAATGAtgttctctgtctccatctagtGGCCAACTCCAGCGGTGGCAGTGGCTCCAGACGTGACTCCCTGACTGGCAGCAGCGACCTGTACAAGCGCACgccctccagcctcactcccaTTGGCCACGGAGGCTTTTATAACGGAGCCCTGGGCTTCAGCTCCTCCCCTGGGCCGGTGGGAATGCCCCTGCCCAACCAgggcccctcccactccctcacccccccgcccTCACTATCCAATCACAGCTCTTCATCCAACCTCAACCTTGGTGAGTGCGTGTTTATACCATCAATCTGCTCTCCTAGCTGCTTCTGGCAGTGTTTGGCATTCTCAGGACATTCTTTGGCTTGCTTGTCGTAGACATCTGGTTGTAACACTGGACACTGGTGCCTTTGTTCTTTGTTCTGCAATATATCAAACACCTGTATTTCAAACATCTTTAACTAATTCTGGAACCTGAATAATATTCCTATAATTCTATTTTCCACTCAGTATGATGAACAAGAGTTCTCTTAACAGCCTCCACCGTCCCTGCTGTTCTATCTCTATATCGTCGCTCGTTATCCAATTAACAGCgacctcaccctcctctgtcCCGCCCCTCCCAGGAGGCCTGACCAATGGCAGTGGCCGTTTCATCTCCGCAGCGCCGGGGGCGGAGGCTAAGTACCGCAGCGccagctccggctcctccctcttctctcccagcAGCCAGCTCTTCCCGTCGTCACGGCTACGCTATGGGATGTCGGACGTGATGCCGTCGGGTCGGAGTCGGCTGCTGGAGGACTTCCGAAACAACCGCTACCCCAACCTGCAGCTGAGGGAGATCGCTGGGCACATCATGGAGTTCAGTCAGGACCAGCACGGCAGCAGGTAGAGGTTCACACACGACACACCTCAGCACAAGGTatacaaacacatttacatttaattacatttagtcatttagcagacgctcttatccagagcgtcttacagtaagtacagggacatccccccgaggcaagtagggtgaagtgccttgcccaaggacacaacgtcattttgaacgGCCGGGgttcaaaccggcaaccttctaattaatggtccgattccctaaccgctcagccatctgactcccaacaCAAAcaagtcaaatgtatttataaagcacatttaaaaacaacttaTGTTGACCAAGTGCAGTACAGTCAAACCATATAACCAACTAGACATATTTATAGGACATGACAAACATATACAAAAATTCCTACCCAATTGCAGActcaaatgcaaaaaaaaaagatagttCTTAAGGTGGGATTTAAAAACGTTGCTACTTGTAGAGGACCTGATATATAAAGGTAGGCTGTTCCACAACTGGAGCAGCCACAGAAAAGGCACAATATCCTTTAAACTTCAAACGTGACTGTGGAATGCACAGAAGCAGTTTGTTGGACGACCTACGTGTGTTTGAGGAAGAGTGCTGGTTAAGGAGGTCAAATcattcaaatcaaataaaagaaCCTTAAAATCAATCCTATATTTAacaggtagccagtggagagaggccAGTACAaacaacatgcatacacaccacAAAACCATTCAATTTCTGTGATGATATTGTGATGAAACGCAAACTTGATGCCAAGTACTAATAGATTagtatacagatacacacacacactctgatgctgttaacacatgcacacttccAGTGTTCCGGACAGGCACCAGCTGGGCCTAACCCTTAGATCAACACAGTGGGCTGAAAGAGGCCAGGGCACGGTTTGGGACTGGGCCACGGTTTCTGGGTCTGGCAGTGTTGAAACATGCCTTGGAGAGCCAGGGATGTTCTATAAATAAACCATGATGTCCATCTGCACATTCCACATCTTATCCCCTCGCTCTCTTCaacttgtctccccccccccgcctctgggcttcctctccttctcactcatcCCCCTCTTCAACGCTGTCTCCACCTCCTCGGTCCTCTTCTCACCTCACTTCTCTGCACATTTTCTCACTCGCTCCCCCTCTCAGTTTTAGCGGCATTCCTCCCTGCCAAGTTTATccagtggagaagagagagactccAGGACCAGTTCTGTTGGATGCATCCCTCACTAACcccgccaccaccacccctctccaccacccctctctcaaCTGTTTAACCTCTCTAcccccgccaccaccaccaccacctcccccacacacagtcttgcgctctccccccccccctctctccctccctctctccactcttaTGAATGTGTCCTGTTGCTCTGGTctggtagtgtgtgtctgtgtgctcacccctccctctcctccgccagGTTCATTCAGCTGAAACTGGAGCGTGCCAGTTCAGCAGAGCGCCAGCTGGTCTTCAGCGAAATCCTCCAGGCAGCCTACCAGCTCATGGTGGACGTGTTCGGAAACTACGTCATCCAGAAGTtctttgaggtgtgtgtgtgtgtgtgtgtgttagaaaagCCGGCAAGTGTCATCAAACCGTGTTTTGAGAAAAGGATGTCTGACCAGTGGGTGGATGTGCGTGGGTAATTAACATGTCCATGTTCTGCGTGTGTCTCCAGTTTGGCAGTCTGGACCAGAAGCTGGCCCTGGCTGAGAGGATCAGGGGTCACGTCCTGTCTCTGGCCCTGCAGATGTACGGCTGCAGGGTCATCCAGAAGGCCCTCGAGTTCATCCCCTCTGACCAGCAAGTCATAGTATGtacagtgtgtcagagagagggagagggggagagagagctcttcAGAGGAAGACCTGACAGGATGGTTCTTCATtccttttccccttctctccttagAGCGAGATGGTGCGAGAGTTGGATGGTCACGTGCTGAAGTGTGTGAAGGATCAGAACGGGAATCACGTGGTTCAGAAGTGCATCGAGTGTGTTCAGCCTCATGCCCTGCATTTCATCATAGACGCCTTTAAGGGACAGGTCAGGACATGCacttccaccacacacacacacacacacacaaactcttccATCACCGACACCTTGGAGGGACATTTGAGTTGCTATAGCAACCCAGACTGTAGCCCGTTGGCAGCCATCTTCTATCCTCTGGCTAAATGTCAGAATTAACataatgcgtgtgtgtttgtgagcatgtgtgtgtgtgtgtgggagagaattTGACAGTTTGAAGCTCAGTGAGTCTTTAAATAGTGAATGGATTTAGTGTTTATGGGAGCTGAGATCATGCAATATCCACGACTAAACCGCCATCCTGTCACTCTGGCTCTATCAAACATTGTTTGcgtgggaggaaagagaggattgTATTTGCTGTGGGGCGGTGAGGTGTGACTCAGAcaagtgtgtgtaggtaggaaGATTAGATGAACCTGTGTGTTTCGTTCCCAGGTGTTTGCCCTCTCAACCCACCCCTACGGCTGCAGAGTCATCCAGCGCATTCTAGAACACTGCCTTCCGGAACAGACCCTGCCTATACTAGAAgaactacaccaacacacagagcagctggtgcaggtaatacacacacacacacacacacttctctgcaACCCCCATACACTTCAAAGATAGTCCTTTCCACAAAGTGTTCAGCAATATCTAATAAATTATTGAAAGTGACAAGAATGTACATACTGCCTTGTTGAGTGAGTCCTGAGTGTACAgtgtgtaactctctctctgtgtgtggttgtgcgcaGGACCAGTATGGTAACTACGTGATCCAGCACGTATTGGAGCATGGAAGAGCCGAGGATAAGAGCAAGATAGTGGCTGAGATCAGAGGAAACGTGTTGGGACTCAGCCAACACAAGTTTgcaaggtaaaacacacacaccacacacgcacacacacactgttcccgcCCTCTCCTCACGCTCACGCccgctctctcacccccccgtgTGGCAGCAACGTGGTGGAGAAGTGTGTGACCCACGCGTCGCGGGCGGAGCGGGCCGTGCTGATAGACGAGGTGTGCAGCCTGACGGAGGGGCCTCACAGTGCCTTATACACCATGATGAAGGACCAGTATGCCAACTACGTGGTGCAGAAGATGATCGACGTGGCTGAGCCCAGCCAGCGCAAGATCGTCATGcacaaggttgtgtgtgtgtgtgtgtggctgctacAGTCAAGGTACCCTGTATGTAGCCTGTCTTGAGTTCTGAGGTAGATGGGATGAGTCACACAAGGTTGCTAGGAATTTGTAGCTGGGATTTCCGTATGGTCCCAAAGCGGCGTTCATGCTGTTGCTCTCGAGCCACCGTGATGAATAACTGTTGTTTTCTccgtcctgctctcctcctcgtcaGATCCGGCCTCACATCTCCACTCTGAGGAAGTACACGTACGGGAAACACATCCTGGCCAAGCTGGAGAAGTACTACATGAAGAACGGTGTGGACCTGGGCCCCCTCTGCGGCCCCCCCAACGGCATCATGTAACACTCCAGCCGTCCACCCCAAgccctacacctccacacagcaTCATGTCAAACAACCCTGTGTCCTAcaaacccctccctccattctgaATCATTACGTACCGGCCCCCTGCCTAGTCACTAGTTACCTAGCCTATAGCAGGCAtcatgtaaccccccccccccccacctccccaacacTTCTTCTCGCCTCGTTGGaagccttgttttttttttttttcggacCCCttctctgagggagggagggagggagggagggagggagggagggagggagggagggggggagggagggagggagggagggagggggaggtgagactactcccacccacccctcctttctgtttgtttatttttttgaatagactaaaaataataatttcactttttttttgctACTGCTTCACAAAGTCCTGATCCTTCACCAAGTAGCAACCACTATGAGATGGATCGAGTATTTAATTTGTCTGACGTCACAATCATAGACACGCCGTTGGCTAACCAGCAGAAAGATCATTTAGCATGGGAGATTCGTTTCTGGTCTTGCTTCTATAAATATAACGTGTATACTTGGTGTAGACctttgcatatatatatatataaatatatatataaaactttgtagtttttctgGTTTTTGATGTTGAATCTGTATCTATAATGTATCctagtagtgaccacatacttCTGACTGTATAATTGTACATTTGTAAACCCTTGTAATGTAAAAGTGCTTTACCACCCTTTTTGGTATGagaagaaaatgaaaaacttcaCAAAAAAAAATCTCTTAGAAACATTTCAGTGTATATTCTCACCTCCTTGGTTGTGACATATGAGTTGTTGTATATTGTAAATTGTAATATCAaatttttgttttg contains these protein-coding regions:
- the pum1 gene encoding pumilio homolog 1 isoform X6; this encodes MSSVCVLKRKAVLWQDSFSPHLRTTSPSMPVVLSSGGHAPQVGQTPQAPPPSQQGVAGAGRSQDDAMVDYFFQRQHGEQPGKHRWPTGDNIHDSQVRSMDELNHDFQALALEGRAMGEQLLTGKKFWETDDSGKDGPKGIFLDQWRDSAWGASDHSVSQPIMVSRRPGQGFHGGGEVGVGSVMSPRSESGGLGVSMVEYVLSSSPAEKLDSCLRKGPYGQRDGEVEEEKREKPKAVFEGDKLKELGEGDGDVISDVINPNGLPAQNGLDVDVKDFGRNQGNMPAPGPEGDLLGGPGALGGDGMAQMGGGGGQKPPDDFSGVEQGGVSMDQMESVMEPLQFDYNSQMPMDSAPTVGLFDYTNQQQLFQRPNALAVQQLTAAQQQQYALAAAQQSHIGLAPAFVPNPYIISAAPPGTDPYAAGLAAAATLGPAVMPPQYYGVTPWGVYPANLFQQQAAAANNSANQQAAGQAQQNQQQVMRGGGNQRPLTPSQGQQGQQNDQLVAAAAVNSALAFGQGLAAGVPGYPVLAPAAYYDQTGALVVNTGARSGPVRLMTPASVIISPSAAQAVAAAAASANGPNGGLGGGANGPFRGMTSQQPQQQGGGALGGSSFYGSSSLSSSSQSSSLFSQGSAQPGPGSASLGFGQAGSSSLGPSLGATLGGFGTAVANSSGGSGSRRDSLTGSSDLYKRTPSSLTPIGHGGFYNGALGFSSSPGPVGMPLPNQGPSHSLTPPPSLSNHSSSSNLNLGGLTNGSGRFISAAPGAEAKYRSASSGSSLFSPSSQLFPSSRLRYGMSDVMPSGRSRLLEDFRNNRYPNLQLREIAGHIMEFSQDQHGSRFIQLKLERASSAERQLVFSEILQAAYQLMVDVFGNYVIQKFFEFGSLDQKLALAERIRGHVLSLALQMYGCRVIQKALEFIPSDQQVISEMVRELDGHVLKCVKDQNGNHVVQKCIECVQPHALHFIIDAFKGQVFALSTHPYGCRVIQRILEHCLPEQTLPILEELHQHTEQLVQDQYGNYVIQHVLEHGRAEDKSKIVAEIRGNVLGLSQHKFASNVVEKCVTHASRAERAVLIDEVCSLTEGPHSALYTMMKDQYANYVVQKMIDVAEPSQRKIVMHKIRPHISTLRKYTYGKHILAKLEKYYMKNGVDLGPLCGPPNGIM